Proteins from one Gimesia maris genomic window:
- a CDS encoding DUF1501 domain-containing protein, which yields MQLPQHNDLIALNRRRFFATGASGLGTLALASLMKQDGLLGAEQQLAHFAPRAKRCIYLFMEGGPSQMDLFDPKPRLNELDGQPMPESLLKDIKFAFIQKEAARIMGSPRTFKRYGECGMELSDLLPHLSTCVDDIALIRSMHCEQFNHLPGQLMMLSGSDLQGRPTLGSWLNYGLGSESENLPGYVVLATLGRGLPGGASSWSSGFLPSQYAGTLFRNQGSPVLNLANPPEISASAQMRSLQTINELNGLRYEQIGNPEISSRIKAYELAFRMQQTAPELLDLSGETKNTLEEYGVTREEASKSSTSGFMGSYARNCLLARRMVERGVRFVSLFLSTWDHHSSLNSGLERYTKISDQPIAALLKDLKQRGLLDETLVVWGGEFGRTPLGENRVNFKKVTGRDHHPYSFSMWLAGGGIKGGQVIGETDEIGWGVTKDPVHVHDLHATILKLFGLDHEKLTYRFQGRDFRLTDVSGNIVEQLLA from the coding sequence ATGCAATTACCGCAACACAATGATCTTATCGCATTGAACCGGCGCCGCTTTTTCGCTACCGGTGCCAGCGGACTGGGTACACTCGCCCTGGCATCGCTGATGAAACAGGATGGACTGCTGGGGGCTGAACAGCAACTGGCCCATTTTGCCCCCCGCGCGAAACGCTGCATCTACCTGTTCATGGAAGGTGGCCCGAGCCAGATGGATCTGTTTGATCCCAAACCGCGTCTGAATGAACTCGACGGTCAGCCGATGCCCGAGTCCCTGTTGAAAGACATCAAGTTCGCCTTCATCCAGAAAGAAGCAGCCCGCATCATGGGCAGTCCGCGTACATTCAAACGCTATGGTGAATGTGGGATGGAACTCTCCGATCTGCTGCCTCACCTGAGTACCTGTGTTGACGATATCGCCTTGATCCGCTCCATGCATTGTGAACAGTTCAATCATCTGCCCGGTCAACTGATGATGCTCTCCGGCTCGGATCTGCAGGGCCGTCCGACGCTCGGCTCCTGGCTGAACTACGGTCTGGGAAGTGAATCTGAAAATCTCCCGGGCTACGTGGTACTGGCGACTTTGGGACGAGGCTTACCGGGAGGCGCCTCCAGCTGGTCGAGTGGTTTTCTACCTTCGCAATATGCAGGCACGCTGTTTCGCAACCAGGGCAGCCCGGTCCTTAATCTGGCGAACCCACCCGAAATTTCAGCATCAGCCCAGATGCGCAGTCTGCAGACGATTAACGAATTAAACGGCCTGCGTTACGAACAGATTGGGAACCCGGAAATCTCCAGCCGCATCAAAGCGTATGAGCTTGCCTTTCGCATGCAGCAGACAGCGCCTGAACTCCTCGATCTTTCAGGCGAAACCAAAAACACATTAGAAGAGTACGGCGTCACACGCGAAGAAGCTTCCAAAAGCAGTACTTCCGGCTTTATGGGTTCCTATGCCCGCAACTGCCTGCTGGCACGGCGCATGGTGGAACGGGGCGTACGGTTTGTCTCCCTGTTCCTCTCGACCTGGGATCATCATAGTTCCCTCAACAGTGGACTGGAACGGTACACAAAGATTTCAGATCAGCCAATTGCCGCATTGCTGAAAGATCTGAAGCAGCGGGGGCTGCTTGATGAAACACTGGTCGTCTGGGGCGGTGAATTCGGGAGAACACCGCTGGGAGAGAATCGAGTCAATTTCAAGAAAGTCACCGGTCGCGATCACCATCCCTACTCCTTCAGCATGTGGCTGGCAGGCGGTGGCATCAAGGGGGGACAGGTAATCGGTGAAACGGATGAAATTGGCTGGGGGGTCACGAAAGATCCCGTGCATGTCCACGATTTACATGCCACAATCCTCAAACTGTTCGGTCTGGACCACGAAAAACTGACCTACCGCTTCCAGGGTCGCGACTTCCGACTCACCGATGTTTCAGGGAACATCGTGGAACAACTCCTGGCATAG
- a CDS encoding alpha/beta hydrolase family protein, translating to MREFFLFCILLFSGATNLQAQTEYRVLPRDFNSDKTQQMMRSYLRQQVHAAMDKRRSELEAALKSDKGIFEYQQKRRTALVDSLGTLPERTPLHAQTLGTIQQPGFTIEKILYESQPGFHVTANLYRPAGAGPFPAILHPVGHSENGKAYESYQRANRLLVQHGFIVLCFDPIGQGERKQILDATGTPHHRGSHEHQELGVAPILLGRSLGTYMLWDGVRGIDYLCSRPDVVQSRIGCTGNSGGGNLTSYLMAFDDRIVAAAPGCFMTTHRFKNESPGPGDAEQNLYGQIGAGFDHPDYILTRAPSPTLILAATRDFVPIEGTWDAYRQAKRVYTQLGFPERVNLIEANDKHGFGQRLREGAVRFFARWLQGRQLEVFETEDTPVLTDQELQVTPQGQVLSLKNERSLFDLFTNYEQQLAENRPPLTRKIIRQVTGIRNLKDLPDPGIRLLDSKESSISPQRLIIIPEPGISLPALYWPDGKATPVLMAPSAGMNSSLKTAQQLNAQGHPVLVVEVRDTGETKTRTWRFPGADYYIAHMLGRCWLAMQAEDLLISARWLQSQNKDKSVELQTEGELGPAALHAATLEPALISELKLKETLNSWHELMTSRNAFHHLHMAVQNGLSYYDLTDLDTLRSKK from the coding sequence ATGCGAGAATTCTTCCTATTCTGTATTCTATTATTCAGTGGTGCTACCAACTTGCAGGCACAGACTGAATACCGCGTCCTGCCGCGTGATTTCAACTCTGATAAAACACAACAGATGATGCGGTCTTATCTGCGTCAACAGGTCCATGCTGCCATGGATAAACGACGCAGTGAACTCGAAGCAGCGTTGAAATCAGACAAAGGGATTTTCGAATATCAGCAGAAGCGACGCACAGCATTAGTGGATTCATTGGGAACACTCCCCGAACGCACACCGCTCCACGCACAAACGCTGGGAACCATCCAGCAGCCCGGATTCACCATTGAAAAGATTCTCTATGAGAGTCAGCCCGGCTTTCATGTGACTGCCAACCTTTATCGCCCCGCAGGAGCCGGTCCGTTCCCCGCGATTCTGCATCCGGTGGGCCACAGCGAAAACGGTAAAGCCTACGAATCGTATCAGCGAGCCAATCGTCTGCTGGTCCAACATGGTTTTATCGTACTCTGCTTTGATCCCATCGGTCAGGGAGAACGCAAACAGATCCTCGATGCAACAGGAACGCCGCATCATCGGGGAAGTCATGAGCATCAGGAGTTGGGCGTGGCCCCGATCCTGCTGGGACGCAGCCTGGGAACCTATATGCTGTGGGACGGTGTCCGCGGCATCGATTATCTCTGCAGTCGTCCCGACGTGGTTCAATCGCGAATCGGCTGTACCGGGAACTCAGGTGGCGGCAACCTGACCAGTTACCTGATGGCGTTTGACGATCGCATCGTGGCGGCAGCCCCCGGCTGTTTCATGACGACACATCGCTTCAAAAACGAAAGTCCCGGTCCCGGCGACGCAGAACAGAACCTGTATGGGCAAATCGGAGCTGGCTTCGATCATCCCGATTACATTCTGACGCGTGCTCCCAGTCCAACGCTGATCCTCGCTGCGACCAGAGATTTCGTCCCCATCGAGGGCACTTGGGATGCGTACCGTCAAGCCAAACGCGTTTATACACAGCTCGGTTTTCCCGAACGCGTTAATCTGATCGAAGCCAATGACAAGCATGGATTCGGCCAGCGCCTGCGTGAAGGTGCCGTCCGCTTCTTTGCCCGCTGGCTTCAGGGACGACAACTGGAAGTTTTCGAAACGGAGGACACTCCCGTGCTGACCGATCAGGAACTGCAGGTCACTCCCCAGGGGCAGGTGCTCAGTCTGAAGAACGAACGCAGTCTGTTTGACCTATTCACCAACTACGAACAACAGCTGGCTGAGAATCGCCCCCCTCTCACACGCAAGATCATACGCCAGGTCACAGGAATTCGTAACCTCAAAGATCTTCCAGACCCCGGTATCAGACTTCTGGATAGCAAAGAATCGTCGATCTCTCCCCAGCGTCTCATCATCATTCCGGAACCTGGTATTTCACTTCCTGCCCTCTATTGGCCTGACGGAAAAGCGACGCCTGTTCTGATGGCTCCCTCCGCTGGAATGAATTCCAGCCTCAAAACAGCGCAACAACTTAATGCCCAGGGGCATCCCGTACTGGTTGTCGAAGTACGCGATACGGGAGAAACGAAAACCAGAACCTGGCGTTTTCCTGGTGCAGATTATTACATTGCCCACATGCTGGGACGTTGCTGGCTGGCTATGCAGGCGGAAGATTTACTGATTTCCGCACGCTGGCTTCAGTCACAAAACAAAGACAAATCAGTGGAACTCCAGACGGAGGGAGAGCTCGGCCCCGCTGCGCTGCATGCTGCGACACTCGAACCGGCGCTGATCTCTGAACTGAAATTGAAAGAAACTCTGAATTCGTGGCACGAGCTGATGACATCGCGTAACGCATTTCATCACCTGCACATGGCCGTTCAGAATGGACTGTCTTATTATGATTTAACTGACCTTGATACTTTAAGATCCAAGAAATAA